The genomic DNA ATCTAGGTGATTGAGGTATCCAATGCTCGCGTCATTTCCTTTGCCAAATCAACAGGGTAAGTCTGCGGTATTGGCGCGAACGTCACTGTCACAAACGGCATATCCCACCGAATGATCGGTTCATTGCACCCTTGCCCGGGCATCGCAGAACATGACACTAAACTGTAAAATTTCCCGTTCGTCAGCGGGCCGTCGGTGACAATATATTCCTGCGCCGCAAGCGGCGTTGCCAGCAAGAAAGCCCCTAGAAACCGCATCACAGCACCCGCCCCGCGACTGCGTCAAGTTTGGCCAACAGGTCGGGATCACGCGCATCCGGTGCTGTCATGATCGCAAAATCCAATGCGCGATCGCATCCGCAAGGGCAGACATCACGCGCTTTGCCCAGCCGCACAGCAATATCCGCGACCATAGTTTTCGCCGCCGTCGAATTGGCGCCCAAGGTCGCAATGATGTCGGAAATGTCGACGCTGCCATGGTCAGGGTGCCAACTGTCATAATCCGTGATCATTGCGACGCTTGCGTAACAAAGTTCCGCCTCACGCGCCAACTTTGCCTCTGGCATATTGGTCATGCCGATAACGTCGCAATGCCAAACCTCACGGTACAATTTGCTTTCCGCTAACGATGAAAACTGCGGGCCCTCCATTGCCAAATATGTGCCACCACGGTGAATGTTGACGCCGACCGCGTGCCCCGCCAGCTCAACGGCATCGCCCAAACGGGCACAAACAGGGTGTGCAACACTGACATGGGCCACGCAACCAGTGCCAAAAAACGACTTCTCCCGCGCGAACGTGCGGTCGATAAAATCACTGACGATCACGAAATCCCCCGGTGCCATGTCGGTCCGAAACGACCCGCAGGCCGACACCGAAATCACGTCCGTGCAGCCAAGCCGTTTCAGTGCGTCAATATTGGCGCGGTAGGGAACAGTACTTGGCGAATGCACATGCCCGCGCCCGTGTCTTGGCAGGAACGCGACATCAACACCGCCCAATTCACCTGTCAGGATCACATCGGATGGCACACCCCACGGGCTGTTGATGTTGACCCACTTTGGGTTTTCCAACCCATCGATGTCGTACAGACCAGACCCGCCGATGATGCCGATTTTTGTTTGCATTCCAAAATCCCTTCTCACAACATTACAACTCTGCCTTGGGTTGCGCCGCTTGTGAAGGCCACAAATGCGCCCTTGCGCCGCTGCGCAGGGGTGACTTTACGCAAGGCTTGGGCTAAACGGCGCGCAATCACACTTAAACCAGTCAGGTGACCCCTTGCGCCAATCTATTTTTGCGAACTTTGTAGACCGCCTCGAAGAGGCTGATCTAAAGCCATCAGGCAGAAACCTGACCCCCACCCGTCTGCGGATTGAAATCCTGTCGGGCCTGACGGTGGCGCTTGCGCTGGTGCCAGAAGCGGTGGCATTTGCCTTTGTTGCGGGCGTTGATCCGCTGGTCGGTCTATACGCGGCGTTCATCGTCGGTCTAATCACGGCGCTGATCGGCGGACGCCCCGGTATGATATCAGGTGCGACGGGTGCGTTGGCGGTTGTGATGGTGGCCTTGGTCGCCGATCACGGCGTTGAATACCTATTCGCAACCGTTGTTTTGATGGGGATTATTCAGCTTTTCGTTGGTTTCATGCACTGGGGCAAATTTATCCGTCTTGTGCCGCATCCGGTGATGCTGGGGTTTGTGAACGGCCTTGCGATCGTTATTTTCTTGGCACAGATGGGCCAGTTTCAGGTGCCCGGAACCGCCGGAGCGGGCGGCGGGCATGGCATAGCCTCTGGTGATTGGCTGACCGGCACACCGCTGTATCTTATGTTGGCGCTTACGGTACTGACGATGGCGATCATTTGGATTTGGCCCAAAATTACAGCGCTGGTTCCAGCACCGCTTGCGGGCATCGGTATCATCGCGATCATCGTGATCGTGTTGCAGCTGGATACCCCCGTCGTTGGCGATCTGGCGAGCATTCGCGGCGGCCTTCCGCCCTTCCACATCCCGTCCGTCCCTTTCACGCCTGAAACGTTTTATATTATCCTGCCCTACTCGCTTATTCTCGCGGCGATTGGCCTGATTGAAAGCCTGCTAACCCTGAACTTGGTCGGTGAAATCACCAACAAACGCGGTGGTGCCAGCCAAGAATGTATCGCCCAAGGCGTCGCCAACACGGTTACGGGATTTTTTGGTGGCATGGGTGGTTGTGCGATGATCGGTCAGTCGATGATCAACGTGAAATCCGGTGGTCGTACCCGCATTGCTGGCACGGCAGCTGCGTTGTTCCTGCTGGCGTTCATCCTGTTTGCGTCCGGTTTGATCGAAGCAATTCCACTGGCGGCCTTGGTCGGTGTGATGTTCATGGTCGTGATCGGCACGTTCGCGTGGAACTCGTTCAAGATCATGACAAAGGTGCCGCGCATGGACGCGTTTGTCATCGTCCTCGTGACGGTTGTGACCGTGATGACGGACCTTGCCACTGCAGTAGTTGTCGGCGTTATCGTCTCAGCACTTGCCTATGCTTGGTCGAACGCGAAACGCATCTATGCAAGCACTGAAGTTACCGCAGACGGTGCCAAGGTCTACAAAATCAACGGGCCACTGTTCTTTGGATCCGCTGACGGATTTGTTGAGCTGTTCCAGGTCGATGACGATCCAAAGTCCGTTATCATCGATTTTGCGGAGTCCCGCGTGGCAGATCAATCTGCCCTGCAAGCGATCGAGAACGTCGCCGCAAAATACGAAGACGTTGGTAAGTCGATCCAATTGCGCCACCTGACCCACGATTGTCATCAATTGTTGTCCAAGGCGGGCCACCTGATTGTGGACAGTGACGACGACCCCGACTACGAGATCGCGGTGGATTATTCGGTTAAGACCGGGATTATTGGCGGGCATTAGGCCCCGCCGCTAGTCCGGTCGATCGAGACTGAACACGTCACGCACAACCGAATAGTCCTTATATCCGCCGCGCGCGAGCGGTTGGAACTTTGTGACGTCAAACATCCCATCGACCATGCAGTCGTCGCGCAGATGGATACCTGTGACTTCTCCGAAAACCACGAAATTCGCGGCCCCCTCAATCTTGACGATTTGCGTCATCCGACATTCCAAAACCGCAGGCGCACCAGCAACGTGGGCGCAATCGATCGAACGGCAGGCGGCCTTTTCGATCCCTGCATCGACAAATTCATCAACGTCGCGTGACCACGCACCCGACGATCTGTTCATTGCATCGCGCATTGCATATTCCACTATATTAACAGCAAAAACCCCTGTCTCACGGATATTGGCGACGCTGTCCTTGGTATCGCCACGGTCGTCCTTCGCAGACGTAGACGCAAACATCACCTGCGGCGGGACATAGGCGACCGCATTAAAAAACGAATATGGCGCGAGGTTGTCAGATCCATCCGCGCCACGGCTGGAAATCCACCCGATCGGGCGTGGCGTCACCACGGCATTGAACGGATTATGCGGCAATCCGTGGCCGTCTTCGGGTTCGTAAAAAATCGTATCAACTCCTCGTAACACCTCATGCGCGCCAATATCTTGTTTGCATTGAAAGCGAAACAAAGGTTCACCTAGGCAAATGGAATTGTGCGACGAAACAACAGACGATTGGTGGGGCGTGGAAACCCTATACGACCTGACCTTTGCGCCGGGCCGTAAGGCGCTGTCATCGTATCGTTTGCGCGACGATGTCCCGCCTGTAGCGGCTTTTTGTCGTGTGGTTCGATCAGACGATGGCGTCATCGGCGGCGCGATCCGCTGCTGGCCGATCCGCATCGAACAACATGATGCGCTGCTGCTCGGTCCTGTCGCAATCCACCCGACTCGCCAAGGCGAAGGTTTGGGCGGGCTGATGATCCGCGATGTGCTGGAACGCGCAGCACCTGCGGGCTGGCCGCGCGTGCTCCTTATTGGGGACGTCCCCTATTACGCGCGCTTCGGGTTCAAATCCCTTAACGGTGTCGTTATGCCGCCACCCACCAACCCCGCCCGCATCCTTGGTCATGGCGCATGGGCGGGCATTCGCGGCCGCGTGCGCAAGCGTTTGGATTGAAATAACCCGTCACAAGGTCCATCTATAGCGGATGACAGCTGATCCAGACACCCTGCCCCCCGTCAATCCTGATGAACCATCCATCCCGTTAACCGATGAAGCACGCCTGCAAATCGCCAACCTTGCGGCGCGACAACACAACGCCACCGGCGTGTTGATGCAAGTGGTGACCTTTTTGGGTGGTCAGGTCGAAGACGGCCTGAAACTGCTGCCCACCAGCACCCGCGCCCGCCTTGACGCCGCCGCCACCCGTGGACTTCGTGCCAGTTATGATGCGGCTGGGCGCAGCCAAGGCGGCATAGGGCGTTTCATCGGGACCGACCGCGCGCACAAGGCGTTGGCGTCGTTTACAGGGGCTCTGGGCGGCTTGGGTGGTTTGCCAACAGCGCTGGCTGAACTGCCACTGGCCACGACCGTGATCTTTCGCGCGGTGCAACGGATTGCCACGGAACATGGCGAAGACCCGATGGCCGTTGAAACCCGCGCCCAATGTTTGCAAATTTTCGGTAAGGGTGGCCCCGGAAGTGAAGACGACGGCATCGACACCAGCTTTATCGGTGCACGCCTTGGTCTGTCCGGTGCCGCGATCAACAAGCTTATCAGCAAAGTTGCGCCGAAATTCGCGACTGTGCTTGGTCAAAAACTTGCCGCACAGACAGTGCCTGTTTTGGGCGCTGCAGCGGGTGCTGGCACGAATTACACCTTCGTCAGCTACTACACAGATATCGCCCACGTGCATTTCGGGCTGCGCAATCTGGCGCGCACATATGGCGCGGACCAAGTCGCGGACGCCTTCACGCTTGAGGCGATCAGGCTGAAAAATCCACGGCTTAAAGCCTAGGCCTGTTGGCGCAAGAAATCATTGATCGCACCGCGCACGGACTGATCACCGCGTTCGCGCGCCTCATGGATAACGCCGCGCGCGTCATCAAGATTAAGCCGCCGCAACATGTGCTTCACCGGCCCGATTGATGCGGGCCGCATCGACAGGTTGCGCAATCCCATCGCGGCAAACGCCACCGCTTCAACAGGTCGACCGGCA from Octadecabacter antarcticus 307 includes the following:
- a CDS encoding S-methyl-5'-thioadenosine phosphorylase, whose translation is MQTKIGIIGGSGLYDIDGLENPKWVNINSPWGVPSDVILTGELGGVDVAFLPRHGRGHVHSPSTVPYRANIDALKRLGCTDVISVSACGSFRTDMAPGDFVIVSDFIDRTFAREKSFFGTGCVAHVSVAHPVCARLGDAVELAGHAVGVNIHRGGTYLAMEGPQFSSLAESKLYREVWHCDVIGMTNMPEAKLAREAELCYASVAMITDYDSWHPDHGSVDISDIIATLGANSTAAKTMVADIAVRLGKARDVCPCGCDRALDFAIMTAPDARDPDLLAKLDAVAGRVL
- a CDS encoding SulP family inorganic anion transporter; the encoded protein is MRQSIFANFVDRLEEADLKPSGRNLTPTRLRIEILSGLTVALALVPEAVAFAFVAGVDPLVGLYAAFIVGLITALIGGRPGMISGATGALAVVMVALVADHGVEYLFATVVLMGIIQLFVGFMHWGKFIRLVPHPVMLGFVNGLAIVIFLAQMGQFQVPGTAGAGGGHGIASGDWLTGTPLYLMLALTVLTMAIIWIWPKITALVPAPLAGIGIIAIIVIVLQLDTPVVGDLASIRGGLPPFHIPSVPFTPETFYIILPYSLILAAIGLIESLLTLNLVGEITNKRGGASQECIAQGVANTVTGFFGGMGGCAMIGQSMINVKSGGRTRIAGTAAALFLLAFILFASGLIEAIPLAALVGVMFMVVIGTFAWNSFKIMTKVPRMDAFVIVLVTVVTVMTDLATAVVVGVIVSALAYAWSNAKRIYASTEVTADGAKVYKINGPLFFGSADGFVELFQVDDDPKSVIIDFAESRVADQSALQAIENVAAKYEDVGKSIQLRHLTHDCHQLLSKAGHLIVDSDDDPDYEIAVDYSVKTGIIGGH
- a CDS encoding flavin reductase family protein; this encodes MFYEPEDGHGLPHNPFNAVVTPRPIGWISSRGADGSDNLAPYSFFNAVAYVPPQVMFASTSAKDDRGDTKDSVANIRETGVFAVNIVEYAMRDAMNRSSGAWSRDVDEFVDAGIEKAACRSIDCAHVAGAPAVLECRMTQIVKIEGAANFVVFGEVTGIHLRDDCMVDGMFDVTKFQPLARGGYKDYSVVRDVFSLDRPD
- a CDS encoding GNAT family N-acetyltransferase — protein: MELCDETTDDWWGVETLYDLTFAPGRKALSSYRLRDDVPPVAAFCRVVRSDDGVIGGAIRCWPIRIEQHDALLLGPVAIHPTRQGEGLGGLMIRDVLERAAPAGWPRVLLIGDVPYYARFGFKSLNGVVMPPPTNPARILGHGAWAGIRGRVRKRLD
- a CDS encoding EcsC family protein; translated protein: MTADPDTLPPVNPDEPSIPLTDEARLQIANLAARQHNATGVLMQVVTFLGGQVEDGLKLLPTSTRARLDAAATRGLRASYDAAGRSQGGIGRFIGTDRAHKALASFTGALGGLGGLPTALAELPLATTVIFRAVQRIATEHGEDPMAVETRAQCLQIFGKGGPGSEDDGIDTSFIGARLGLSGAAINKLISKVAPKFATVLGQKLAAQTVPVLGAAAGAGTNYTFVSYYTDIAHVHFGLRNLARTYGADQVADAFTLEAIRLKNPRLKA